A single region of the Triticum dicoccoides isolate Atlit2015 ecotype Zavitan chromosome 2B, WEW_v2.0, whole genome shotgun sequence genome encodes:
- the LOC119363844 gene encoding probable LRR receptor-like serine/threonine-protein kinase At2g16250, with amino-acid sequence MPQCRLLLAAVVLLGAVVAAVAQQPLASPSDLAGLYSLRASLGLRAREWPARADPCTAWAGVMCRAGRVVGVSVAGFRRTRLASRAPAFAVDGLRNLTALELFNASGFPLPGEVPAWFSRGLPPPLAVLDLRYAAVNGMLPPDLGSSGNLTRLLLSGNSLSGQVPETLLSVKGLRVLDLSTNNFTGELPSVSVGAGDVAASLFNISGNSLYGVATDAIGALKTRFRLVDVSSNYLDGDWNGSDATVDVSVNCFSGVPGQRRRVDCEDFYRREGVRLVDSPVPAPLPQPSPEKSRGISKNVLIGVLAAAAALMVMFLVALLFCLMRRRQRGGGRGAETNEEGARGMRRRDSSVNPVASSPVAVSPRADATPKDAIAVFGELTYEQLIHATGGFGDDNLLKHGHSGDIYHGVLENGAHVIVKKIGTKSINKVSSELDFYSRYSHERIVPLLGHLANNDEEFLSYKYMPKADLTSALHKKPVDTEDGLHSLDWITRLKIATGVAEAMCFLHDECSPPFVHRDIQASSVLLDDKFEVRLGSMSNICAQQSAGSQNVFSRILRSSKSLDKNISGPPATCSYDVYCFGKVILELVTGNFGVSGSNDAGSEEWLTNTINRISISDKDSIINIIDPLLVVDEDHLEEVWAVAIVAKTCLNSKPSRRPSARYVLKALENPLRVVRAGSRSNSARLRSSSSRSSWQSAFLQGNRYQNYEVMSPSGRMLDGRGSVRSHISGGEASSSFKRSLREIAPDPQVLDEDVAV; translated from the exons ATGCCGCAGTGCCGCCTCCTCCTGGCCGCCGTGGTCCTTTTAGGGGCTGTGGTGGCCGCCGTGGCGCAGCAGCCGCTCGCGTCGCCGTCGGACCTGGCGGGGCTGTACAGCCTGCGGGCGTCGCTGGGTTTGCGGGCGCGGGAGTGGCCCGCGAGGGCCGACCCGTGCACGGCCTGGGCGGGGGTCATGTGCCGCGCCGGCCGCGTCGTGGGTGTCAGCGTCGCGGGGTTCCGCCGCACCCGCCTCGCGAGCCGCGCGCCGGCGTTCGCGGTCGACGGGCTGCGGAACCTCACAGCGCTCGAGCTCTTCAACGCCTCCGGTTTCCCGCTCCCCGGCGAGGTGCCCGCGTGGTTCAGCCGCGGCctcccgccgccgctcgccgtgctCGACCTCCGCTACGCCGCAGTCAATGGCATGCTCCCGCCCGATCTCGGCTCATCGGGGAATCTGACTAGGCTGCTCCTCTCCGGGAACAGTCTCTCGGGCCAGGTTCCGGAAACGCTGCTCTCCGTCAAAGGCCTTCGCGTTCTTGACCTCTCCACCAACAATTTCACCGGGGAGCTACCCAGCGTCTCGGTCGGCGCCGGTGATGTAGCGGCATCGTTGTTTAACATTTCAGGGAATTCTCTGTATGGTGTGGCCACTGATGCCATTGGGGCACTCAAGACGAGATTCCGGCTGGTGGACGTGTCAAGCAACTACCTCGATGGAGATTGGAATGGATCCGATGCAACGGTGGATGTTAGCGTGAATTGCTTCTCTGGTGTCCCTGGTCAGCGCCGTCGTGTTGATTGTGAAGACTTCTATAGGAGGGAAGGGGTGAGACTTGTTGATAGTCCAGTGCCTGCACCTTTGCCTCAGCCATCACCAGAGAAGAGCCGTGGGATCTCCAAAAATGTACTTATTGGGGTTCTTGCAGCCGCGGCAGCATTGATGGTTATGTTTTTGGTTGCATTGCTTTTCTGTTTGATGAGGAGGAGACAAAGAGGAGGTGGGAGAGGGGCGGAAACAAATGAGGAAGGTGCACGCGGCATGCGTAGGAGGGACAGCAGCGTAAATCCTGTGGCCTCATCACCGGTAGCAGTGTCCCCGAGAGCCGATGCTACTCCTAAGGATGCGATTGCCGTTTTTGGTGAGTTGACCTATGAGCAATTGATCCATGCCACCGGGGGCTTTGGTGATGACAACCTCCTCAAGCATGGGCATTCGGGGGATATTTACCATGGTGTGTTGGAGAATGGCGCACATGTCATCGTCAAGAAGATTGGTACAAAGAGTATCAACAAAGTTTCAAGCGAATTGGACTTCTATTCGAGGTACTCACATGAGAGGATTGTTCCGTTGCTCGGCCATCTGGCCAACAATGACGAAGAATTTCTGTCCTACAAGTATATGCCAAAGGCGGACTTGACCAGCGCATTGCACAAGAAACCTGTGGACACTGAAGATGGcttgcactcattggattggataaCTAGACTGAAGATCGCCACTGGTGTAGCTGAGGCCATGTGCTTCCTTCATGACGAGTGCAGCCCACCATTCGTTCACAG AGATATCCAAGCAAGCAGTGTGCTTCTTGATGATAAATTTGAAGTGCGACTCGGAAGTATGAGTAACATATGCGCTCAGCAAAGTGCAGGAAGCCAGAATGTTTTCTCTCGGATCTTGAGATCATCAAA GTCTCTTGACAAGAACATATCAG GCCCACCAGCAACTTGTTCATACGATGTTTACTGCTTTGGGAAGGTGATCCTTGAGCTAGTAACAGGCAATTTTGGTGTAAGTGGATCAAATGATGCTGGCTCCGAGGAGTGGCTGACGAACACAATAAATCGCATTAGCATCAGTGACAAGGATAGCATTATTAATATAATTGATCCTTTACTTGTCGTTGATGAGGACCATCTTGAAGAAGTATGGGCAGTGGCGATTGTCGCAAAGACGTGCCTAAACTCAAAGCCGTCAAGGCGCCCCTCTGCTCGCTACGTCTTGAAAGCCCTGGAGAATCCACTGAGGGTGGTCCGAGCGGGTTCCCGGTCCAACTCCGCAAGGCTCAGGAGCTCGTCATCCCGGAGCTCATGGCAGTCTGCTTTTCTTCAGGGCAATCGTTACCAGAACTACGAGGTCATGTCGCCATCAGGGCGAATGCTTGATGGCAGAGGCTCAGTTCGGTCGCATATTAGTGGGGGAGAAGCTTCCTCGTCCTTCAAGAGATCTTTGCGGGAGATAGCTCCTGACCCGCAAGTGCTGGACGAGGACGTCGCTGTGTAG
- the LOC119363845 gene encoding transcription termination factor MTERF2, chloroplastic-like yields MPVYLALFLSLSLSQKKAVKPQTIKRKLKQDRAKPRSTFHSSPMATTTLSRSHIRLHLPLHTANPSYPRCCRLLPSSAISSRLQNPATTTATHYPILPPAPSPSLLAAEEASLAPRRTHRFPGSVAPPRIQDSRDDLDVPADDDVLRRALEVRRAVATEALVAALSGGKAGGLTYVNNLTSRMGAFVDRIVVGAAAMRRDRPELAHQSFNARARTYIQESGVVELVKWFKHNSLTYPQIAKVVCSCSGDLEKVRRMLKWLRSIYVKGEFLGRVLAKGESLMSRSFEELEEITGYLECCGVRREWIGHVVSRCPQLLNLSLDELETRVQFYTNMGMNENDFGTMVYDYPKVLGFFSLEEMNSKVQYLKEFGLSTEELGKMLAYKPQLMACSIEERWKPLVKYLYHLNISRDGMKRVLVVQPTIFCLDLETVIAPKVRFLQDIGVRNDAVGNVLVKFPPVLTYSLYRKLRPVVIFLRTKAGVTEDDIGKVIALDPQLMGCSIPHKLEASVKYFRSLGIYHLVLGQMVADFPTLLRYNVDVLRPKYQYLRRVMVRPLKDLIEFPRFFSYSLEHRIEPRHKVLVANRINMKLRYMLPGSDEEFAQRVQEAVERRARFEAGVTTLETSGAPETPSGNGNGVAAAAVAFQEIEAD; encoded by the exons ATGCCAGTTTACCTTGccttgtttctctctctctctctctctcaaaaaaaagcAGTTAAGCCCCAAAcaattaaaagaaaactcaaacaGGATAGAGCTAAACCTCGCTCCACCTTCCACTCGTCTCCAATGGCCACCACCACTCTCTCACGCTCTCACATCCGCCTGCACCTCCCGCTCCACACCGCCAATCCTTCCTACCCTCGCTGCTGCCGCCTCCTTCCCTCCTCCGCCATCTCATCGCGTCTCCAGAACCCCGCCACAACCACCGCCACCCACTATCCCATCCTCCCGCCCGCTCCATCCCCTTCCCTCCTCGCCGCCGAGGAGGCCTCCCTCGCCCCGCGCCGCACCCACCGGTTCCCGGGCTCTGTCGCGCCCCCGCGCATCCAGGACTCCCGGGACGACCTCGACGTCCCGGCCGACGATGACGTCCTGCGGCGTGCGCTCGAGGTGCGCCGCGCTGTGGCCACCGAGGCGCTCGTGGCCGCGCTCAGCGGCGGCAAGGCCGGGGGGCTCACCTACGTCAACAACCTCACTTCACGGATGGGCGCCTTCGTCGACCGCATCGTCGTCGGAGCCGCCGCCATGCGGCGCGACCGCCCCGAGCTCGCGCACCAGTCCTTCAACGCGCGGGCACGGACCTACATCCAGGAATCGGGCGTGGTCGAGCTGGTCAA GTGGTTCAAGCACAACTCGTTGACATATCCCCAAATCGCGAAAGTAGTTTGCTCCTGTTCTGGTGATCTGGAGAAAGTGAGAAGGATGCTAAAGTGGTTGAGATCAATTTATGTGAAAGGAGAATTTTTGGGACGTGTGCTTGCGAAGGGTGAATCCCTTATGAGTCGCAGTTTCGAAGAATTGGAAGAGATTACTGGCTATCTGGAATGCTGTGGTGTTAGGAGAGAGTGGATTGGTCACGTGGTCAGTAGATGTCCACAGCTATTGAATTTGTCCTTGGATGAGTTAGAGACACGAGTGCAATTTTATACAAATATGGGAATGAATGAGAATGACTTCGGCACTATGGTCTATGATTATCCAAAAGTTCTCGGGTTTTTCAGCCTAGAAGAGATGAACAGTAAG GTTCAATATCTGAAGGAGTTTGGTTTGAGCACAGAAGAACTTGGAAAAATGCTGGCTTATAAGCCACAGCTCATGGCCTGCAGCATTGAAGAAAGGTGGAAGCCACTTGTGAAGTACCTATATCATCTAAACATTTCACGGGATGGTATGAAGCGTGTGTTGGTGGTCCAACCTACGATTTTCTGTCTTGATTTAGAGACAGTAATTGCACCAAAG GTACGATTTCTACAGGATATTGGTGTGAGGAATGATGCAGTCGGCAATGTGCTTGTGAAGTTCCCCCCTGTACTAACTTATAGTCTGTACAGGAAGTTACGCCCAGTG GTTATATTCCTGAGGACAAAAGCTGGAGTAACAGAGGATGACATTGGGAAGGTGATTGCGTTGGACCCGCAGCTCATGGGCTGCAGCATCCCACACAAACTGGAAGCCAGCGTCAAGTACTTCCGGTCACTGGGCATCTACCACTTGGTGCTCGGCCAGATGGTTGCCGACTTCCCGACGCTTCTCCGGTACAATGTGGATGTTCTACGTCCAAAATACCAGTACCTCAGGCGTGTCATGGTACGGCCGCTGAAAGATCTTATCGAGTTTCCCCG GTTTTTCAGTTACTCTTTGGAGCATAGGATAGAGCCTCGGCACAAGGTTCTGGTGGCCAACAGGATAAACATGAAGCTGCGGTACATGCTGCCTGGTTCCGATGAGGAGTTTGCGCAGAGGGTGCAAGAGGCCGTCGAGAGGAGAGCGAGATTCGAAGCCGGAGTGACTACTCTGGAGACATCAGGTGCGCCCGAAACACCCAGCGGCAATGGAAATGgcgtagcagcagcagcagtagcatttCAAGAGATCGAGGCAGATTAA